DNA from Pseudomonadota bacterium:
CGCCGGCCCGCGATGATGATCGGATCGACGAGCTTCTTCGACGCGATGACGCGCTGGGCCACCGTGTACGTGATGGGGCTGTGGATGTAGAAGATGGGCAGCGGTCTGGGTGAAGGCATGTCGGGGGCATTCGGGGTTTGCCCCCTGGGTCCTGTGACGCTGAAGCGCATGCCCTGGGCTTGCGCGAGGCGGTCGGTTCGCTTCGGGGGGCGGCTTGCTACAGAATCTCTCGAACCGCCTGGCGCACGCGTTCGATGACGCTCTCCACGTCGCCATCAGACATCGTCGGATAGATGGGAATCGACACCGCGCGGGCGTACCAGTCTTCGGCCACGGGGTATTGCCCCCGGCGGAACCCGAGCTGCTCGTAGTACGGCTGGTAGTGCACGGGGATGTAGTGCACCTGCACGCCCAGGCCGAGGTCGCGCAGGCGCTCGAAGAAGGCGCGTCGCCGTGACGCGTCACGAACCCGCAGCACATAGAGGTGCCAGCCCGGTTCCACGTGGGGTCGAACCACGGGAACCTGCAGCGCGTCGATGGCGCTGAACGCCTCGCTGTAGCGATGGGCGATGGCGCGTCGGCGTGCGATGAAGGCGTCGAGCCGGCCCAGCTGGCTGAAGCCGAGGGCGCACTGCAGATCGGTGAGGCGGTAGTTGAGGCCGAGGTCTTGCATCTCGTAGTACCACGGGCCTTCATTGCAGCGCAGGTGCGCGGGGTCTTTCGTGATGCCGTGGGTCCGGAAGCGCGCGGCTCTCGCAGCCAGCGCAGGGTCGTCGGTGAGCACGGCGCCCCCTTCGCCTGTGGTGAGGGGCTTGACGGGGTGAAAGCTCACCTCGGTGAGCTGTGCCAGGGTTCCCACGGCTCGCCCGCCGACTGACGCCCCCAGGGAATGGGCTGCGTCGGCAACCACCGTGAGGCCGTGCTGACCTGCGAGGGCGTTGATGGCGTCGTAGTCTGCCGGATGGCCAGCGTAGTCGACCGGCACGATGAGGCGGGTCTGGGGCGTGATGGCCGTTGCCACCAGCCGCGGGTCGAGGTTTCCGGTGTCGGGCTCCACGTCGACCAGGCGAACCGACGCGCCCAGATAGCGCGCGGCGTTGGCTGTGGCCACGAAGGTCAGGGGCGATGTGATGATCTCGTCTCCCGGGCCCAGGCCCGCGGCGAAGTAGGCCGCGTGCAGGGCGGCGGTGCCTGAGTTCACAGCGATGGCGTGCCGCGCGCCGGCGTGCTGGGCGAGGGCGTTCTCGAAGCGATCTACGCCTGGGCCCTGGGTGAGGAAGTCGCTGCGCAGCACCGCGACAACCGCTTCGATGTCGCTCTCGTCAATCGACTGTCGACCATAGGGCAGAAACTGCACCCTAGATCATCTCTCGCAGCTGCTCCACCGTTAGCCACTGCGTGTTCGAGTCGCTGGTGTACGAGAAGTCGGGCGCGACCGGAACGCTGCTGTGGGCAGCTTTCTCCTTCCACCAGTCGCCATCCGGGCAGATGACGTAGCAGGGGCCGATGTCGATCGTGCGATAGGCGTCGTGCACCGAGATCATCTCTTCGTGCAGCTTCTCACCGTAGCGTATGCCCACGGTCTCGAGCCGGGCCTCCGGGGCGATGGCTTTCGCCAGATCGGTGATGCGCATGCTCGGGATCTTGGGCACGAAGATCTCGCCGCCGTGCATGCGCGTGAGCGAATCCATCACCATCTCCACCGCCTGGGTCAGGGTCAGCCAGAATCGCGTCATGCGCGGGTCGGTGATGGGCAGCACGCCGGTGGGGGCCAGCTTCTTGAACAAGGGGATGACGCTTCCCCGACTGCCCACCACGTTGCCGTAGCGCACCACCGCGAAGCGCGTCCTTCTCGAGGCGCCCACATAGGCGTTGCCATCGACGAACAGCTTGTCGCTCACCAGCTTTGTGGCACCGTACAGGTTGATGGGGCTGCTGGCCTTGTCGGTGCTGAGGGCGACCACGTTTCCCACGTTCTGGTTGATGGCCGCGTCGATGATGTTCTTGGCGCCCAGCACATTGGTCTTGACCGCCTCGAACGGATTGTACTCGGCTGCCGGGATCTGCTTGAGTGCGGCCGCGTGCACGACGCAGTCGACGCCATCGAAGGCCCGTAGCAGGCGATCGTAGTCGCGTACGTCTCCCAGGAAGAAGCGCAGTCGGCTCTCGCTGCGGTATTCCTGCTGCATGTCGTACTGCTTCAGCTCGTCTCGGCTGAAGATGATGATCTTCCGGGCCGCCGTGTGCTCGAGCGCGTGCTTGACAAAGGTCTTGCCGAACGAGCCGGTGCCGCCCGTGATCAAGATGGTCTGGCCGTCTAGAAGCTGCATTCGAATCGGACTCCTGGAGCAGTGGGGGCGTCTTGCGCGCGCTCGATTCTGCGTTCGCTCGAGCCATCGTGGTCAGATCTCTTGATTAGGTTCGCGTTTGTGGTTTGCGTTATCCTGTAGGGCCGGCACACCCGGTGGTGCGGGTGAGGCTGAACGGTGACGTCGGGGTGCGCGAGCGCATCCGGGCAGCGCAGGGTTCGGAGCAGGAGCGGCTGATCCGGGCGATGAAGCAGATCGCCTCCGATGAACATCGCCATCATTCCCGCGCGTGGAGGCAGCCGGCGCATTCCGCGCAAGAACATCAAGCCCTTTGGCGGCAGGCCCATGATTGCCTATGCCATCGAGGCCGCAAAGGCGTCAGGCCTGTTCGAGCATGTGGTCGTCTCCACCGATGACGACGAGATCGCGCGCATCGCGCGTGAGATGGGGGCAGATACACCGTTCGTGCGCCCCCCTGAGCTGTCAGACGATCATGCGTCCACGGTGCCGGTGATCGCGCACGCCATCACAGCCTGTCAGGCATTGGGGTGGACCGTCGATCTCGCCTGCTGCATCTACCCGTGCGTGCCCTTCATCGAGGTGAGCGACATCGCGGCCGGCCTGGCGTTGCTGAAATCGACCGGCGCCGATTACTGCTTTCCGGTGACTGCGTTCCCATCTGCCATTCAGAGGGCATTGAAGAGAGATCCGGAAGGGCGAATGGCACCGTTCTCTCCGGAGTTCGAGATGTGTCGCACCCAGGATCTGGAACCCGCCTATTATGACGTGGGCCAGTTCTACTGGGGCGCAGCTCGCTCCTGGCAGGTGAACACGAAGGTGCACAGCGGAGGGGTGGGGCTCGTCATTCCGAGCTGGCGCGTGGTAGACATCGATACCGTCGACGACTGGGCACGCGCCGAGATGATTCATCAGGCATTCTTCAGAGGTTGAGCGCAGATGAGAGAATCGTACGCGACCGAGCAGGAGCAGCTCTGGGCCGGTGAGTTCGGAACCGACTACATCAAGCGCAATCGCGGCGAGCGCGCGCTGGCGTCGAACCTGGCGCTTCTGTCGAGGGCGCTTCGCTCCGCACAGGAGGTCTCAAGCTGCATCGAATTCGGCGCCAACATCGGGCTGAACCTCAGGGCGATGCAGCTGCTGCTTCCGGGCATCGAGGCGCACGCCATCGAGATCAATCACGAGGCCACGCGTGAGCTGGCGCAGGTCATTCCGCAATCGAGGATACACCACACGTCAATCCTCGATTTCGAGCCTCAGCAGACGTGGGATCTGGTGCTCACGAAGGGCGTGCTCATCCACATGAACCCGGCGTGCCTGCCGCAGGTGTACGACAAGCTCGTCGCCGCGTGCCGTCGGTATCTCCTTGTCGCCGAGTACTACAACCCGAGCCCTGTGACGGTCTCCTACAGAGGGCACGAAGGTCAGCTGTTCAAGCGAGACTTTGCGGGTGAGATCATGGAGCGGCACGAAAAGGTGCGCTTGCTCGACTACGGCTTCGCCTATCGACGTGACCCCAAGTTCCCGCAGGACGATATCACGTGGTTCTTGATGGAAGTCTCCTGACGCGCTGAGGGGGGCGCGTGACGGATAGCGATCTGCTACATCATAAGTCGCACGGTCTCGAATGCTTCCACCAGCTCGGCCCCACAGCGGCTCCCGTGCGCTCGTGCAAAGATCTCCAGCGCTCGCGCTGAGCGTGGGTGGGGATAGTCGCGTCTCTCGAAGACGTATCTTTCCATGGCCTCTTGCTTGGCTTCGAGGTTCTCGTTGGTCACGGCAATGAACATGTCGGGCCTGAAGACCGATTCGGGAAGGCCAAATGCCCACTCCGTCGCGGAGAAGGTCTCAAAGCTGAAGAGCCCCTTGACCGTTTCGCCGGGGAGCGGTCGGGTGGCTGTCAGAACGGCCTCGAACGTCTTTCGGTGGTCGACGTTCAGGTCACCCGCGTGGTGCGTGAAGACGTAGTCAGGGGTGAAGCGGTGCTTCTCGGCCTCGACTGTCTTGATGAGGTCGAGCAGGTCGACCGAGTCGAAGCGATTGTCTGGAAAGGCATGAATCCCCACGCTCTGGTAGCCGAGGCGATGGCGGGCCTGTTCGATGCAGTCGCGGTGACTTGCGAGGTTGCTCGCCTGGGCGCTGCGGTCGTCGCGATCAACGCGAGCGGTCAGGCCTTCGCCGAGGATGACGACGTGGACCTGGCAGCCCCATTCGTGAACCATTCGGTGAATCGTGGCGCCAACCCCCAGAACCTCATCGTCGGGGTGCGCGGCCACCACCATGATCTTCCTCTGGTCGAAGAGCATCTGCTTCTCTCCTCTCAAGAATCTCGCAGAGACATCTCGAAGTCTGATGCGCGGTACAGCTGTCTGGCCGCATCGCCTTCGTTGAAAATCAGGTCGACAACCGAGAGGTCGGGGGTGAACGCCCCGTAGAGCTGTCTGTAGATCTGCCTCTGATGCTCGTGGAACCTCACGCGAATGCCGTTTCTGCGAAAGCTTTCGAGATCGAGGTAGTCTCGGCCGAACGGACCCGATATGTACTCGGTGGCTCCGAAGTGTCGGCAGAGGTTCAGCACGAGCTCGCTCTTATGCCCCGTGAGGTCGGTGATCGATGATGAGGAAGCGATGCGCGTCGTGATTCCGAGCGCATCCATCAAGATCGAGTTGCAGGCTGATATCAGTGGGCACAGATGGGTCCATTCCTGCGAATAGGCGGCCTCGAGCGCGGGGAAGAGCGCATTGAGGTGCGCTGCGTTCCGGTACGACATCTCAATCGAGCGAAGGTGTCTTCTCCTCCAAGTGTCGTCTTCGGCGATCTCGAGGCTGAGAATCGGGTTGCTCTTGAACCTGCCTCGGGTCTTCACCGGAACAGTCAGCCACATGGGGCCGTTGCAGCCCTTGATCCGGTTCCGGTTCGTCACGCTGTTCTTCTCGAACTGCACATGATCGAGGACGACGTGCAGGTCGGACATGGCGATGCGCTCGAAGTAGCCGCTCCAGGGGAGAAAAGCGGGCTGGTTGATCGAGATTCTCATTCCAGCATCTCCATTTCGGAGATCTCACGCAGGCATCGGTTGATTCGAATCCGATCATCGCGAGACAGCGTAGGATAGAGGGGAACAGAGACCGTGCTGCGCGAGAGCGCAAAGGCATTGGGGAGCGTGTCTTCATCGCCCGGTATCTCCAGGTCCTCGATCGGGACGATGCAGCGAATCCCGTGACGCGCAAAATGTGAGATCACGCAAGATGCGTCTTTCACGCGGAGCACGGCGCGATAGTGGTTTGGCTCGATGTCGGATTCCCGAGGAGTCAGGAACGCCGGAAACGCGCTTTCGTACTCGAGGAAGATCTCTCGCCTGATTCTCAGCAGCTCTGGCAGGCGGGCCAGCTGACTCCGCCCGATGGCGGCCTGCAGATCTGTCATGCAGAGATTGAAGCGATAGCTTCGATCATGCCGGGCGTCAAAGCGCCGGTAGTCACGGATCTGCTCAATCC
Protein-coding regions in this window:
- the pseC gene encoding UDP-4-amino-4,6-dideoxy-N-acetyl-beta-L-altrosamine transaminase, giving the protein MQFLPYGRQSIDESDIEAVVAVLRSDFLTQGPGVDRFENALAQHAGARHAIAVNSGTAALHAAYFAAGLGPGDEIITSPLTFVATANAARYLGASVRLVDVEPDTGNLDPRLVATAITPQTRLIVPVDYAGHPADYDAINALAGQHGLTVVADAAHSLGASVGGRAVGTLAQLTEVSFHPVKPLTTGEGGAVLTDDPALAARAARFRTHGITKDPAHLRCNEGPWYYEMQDLGLNYRLTDLQCALGFSQLGRLDAFIARRRAIAHRYSEAFSAIDALQVPVVRPHVEPGWHLYVLRVRDASRRRAFFERLRDLGLGVQVHYIPVHYQPYYEQLGFRRGQYPVAEDWYARAVSIPIYPTMSDGDVESVIERVRQAVREIL
- the pseF gene encoding pseudaminic acid cytidylyltransferase; this translates as MNIAIIPARGGSRRIPRKNIKPFGGRPMIAYAIEAAKASGLFEHVVVSTDDDEIARIAREMGADTPFVRPPELSDDHASTVPVIAHAITACQALGWTVDLACCIYPCVPFIEVSDIAAGLALLKSTGADYCFPVTAFPSAIQRALKRDPEGRMAPFSPEFEMCRTQDLEPAYYDVGQFYWGAARSWQVNTKVHSGGVGLVIPSWRVVDIDTVDDWARAEMIHQAFFRG
- the pseB gene encoding UDP-N-acetylglucosamine 4,6-dehydratase (inverting) — its product is MQLLDGQTILITGGTGSFGKTFVKHALEHTAARKIIIFSRDELKQYDMQQEYRSESRLRFFLGDVRDYDRLLRAFDGVDCVVHAAALKQIPAAEYNPFEAVKTNVLGAKNIIDAAINQNVGNVVALSTDKASSPINLYGATKLVSDKLFVDGNAYVGASRRTRFAVVRYGNVVGSRGSVIPLFKKLAPTGVLPITDPRMTRFWLTLTQAVEMVMDSLTRMHGGEIFVPKIPSMRITDLAKAIAPEARLETVGIRYGEKLHEEMISVHDAYRTIDIGPCYVICPDGDWWKEKAAHSSVPVAPDFSYTSDSNTQWLTVEQLREMI
- a CDS encoding pseudaminic acid biosynthesis-associated methylase: MRESYATEQEQLWAGEFGTDYIKRNRGERALASNLALLSRALRSAQEVSSCIEFGANIGLNLRAMQLLLPGIEAHAIEINHEATRELAQVIPQSRIHHTSILDFEPQQTWDLVLTKGVLIHMNPACLPQVYDKLVAACRRYLLVAEYYNPSPVTVSYRGHEGQLFKRDFAGEIMERHEKVRLLDYGFAYRRDPKFPQDDITWFLMEVS
- a CDS encoding PIG-L family deacetylase; protein product: MVVAAHPDDEVLGVGATIHRMVHEWGCQVHVVILGEGLTARVDRDDRSAQASNLASHRDCIEQARHRLGYQSVGIHAFPDNRFDSVDLLDLIKTVEAEKHRFTPDYVFTHHAGDLNVDHRKTFEAVLTATRPLPGETVKGLFSFETFSATEWAFGLPESVFRPDMFIAVTNENLEAKQEAMERYVFERRDYPHPRSARALEIFARAHGSRCGAELVEAFETVRLMM